The DNA sequence CGTGGATGTGGATATGGACATGGAAATGGACATGGACATCAAACATTGTCACATCCCAAAATTTAGTTTttgcatcatttttttttctagaaacCAAAAAACATTAAACAAAAAATGCCACCGACTGAAAAATATAAATCAACAAGCAGAGCTTTCGAAATATAAAAAGTAGAATTATTATATTACTTTGAATAAATGTATGCGCATTATCCTTCCAAATAAtacaaaaatcaacaaaaaaacttgaagaaaaacaaaagcctTGTACCAGACCTTTATAAGGTAAATATAAAGGAACAGATTGTAGCAACATTTAATTTCAGATCATATATTGCTAGCAATCGGACACTGAGGTGGTGTAAAGTGTAAGCTACATAGGGTAGCGGGTACTGGTGCTATTCAGAAACCGTGGAGCTTAATATTCTCCTTCTTAACAATGCCAGCCTGTTTAAGAGAACACGAAGGTGGCCCCAAGTTACATACATGAACCAATAATAACACACTATAATTGATACATAATTAGAGAGATGGACAAAATAATTACCTGCACAAGGAAGGAGGAAACATTCTTTCTTTGGTCCCCCTGAAGTTGTATAACCTGCAGCCATGAAACAATCACATATAAGGCTTTGTTTCAGAGGACTATATCTAAAGCACTCAATACTGGCATggctattgccaaatggcaatATCTAGATCTAGAACAAGCTCATACTACATGTGCATCTATCTCTGCTCAAGAGAAATCCACTACACATGCTGCAATTCTCCTCTATTTCACAAGGAGGTAGATAAACCATGCTCAACAAACCACACTAGCAATGGTAATGATGTTGCCTAACATAGATTATCAGATAGTTAATGCACCATGTCTACGCCTATGATGGTACCAAAAGAGAATTTATGTAAAGAAAACTTCTCCCAAAATAATTAGACATTGAATCTCAATTTACCAAATGACAGGAACAAATAATCTAGACTGCTCTGCTACTTTGCAATCATTAATCCAGGTTTTAGTATATAGAGAAAACAGTCCAAAGAATGCATCTTGAATCTTAGATTTCCTGGAAGGGAACAAACCTGTCCCATTCTACATGGTGCCACTTTTACAGACAAAAAGAATGCACGTCGAATATCAATTTAGACAATCTGACCTATTCATATATTTACTTGGTAATAATGGTAACAAAGCTTCAACAAGATAATATCAAGCAGAACAATTCCATTTGGAATTCTTTGAATCTAGAATGTTTAATTACGGAAAACAAAACTGGCCTATCCTAACATTTTGTGATCATGGTACCAATCAAGAGTCCAGTATATGGAACAATCCTAATAAGAATGCAACTTAAATTGCAATTTACTAAAGAAGAGGAACAAACCTGGCCTAACTCAGGATCCTGGACAACAGTACCATTACAGCAGAACTCCTTCTTGAGGTCCTTAAGTATCTTGTTGTAGCTGTATTCCTTCTTCAATCCTTGCACAGTAGTCAGGCTTTTCCTCCCGTTACGCTGCTGTACACGCACGTGCACGTATTCTTTTGTCCCGGCACCTGAGTCCTCAGCATTGGCGTCAGCAAAGGGATCTACACACGCATTACACAAATCAGCCGGATACACATTACATAACAGTGCTCTAACAAACCATTTCATCTATATATGTATTAGCCTAAAGGAAGAGAAGGAGCCTCACCAAAAGTAGATGGGACCTGGGTTTCGAGTTCAGACATGAAACTTGACTGTTGGATGTAGATGATCAAGTAACCAACAAAAAActgatatttttttcttcttgaaaataaaaaagaaaaaatcaaatctgCACCACACAAGGAACAAAGAAAAACCAGTCAGATTCATAACTATAAAGCACAAGGTAACAAAAGCCACTATTTGGTACTTGTATAGATCACAAGACAACCACAATATATATTAACCAAAGTAGACAATCTTTATGGTTCAAGATCACTGCTTCCCTATTATCAATCATGCATCattatcaaaaccaaaaacggcCATCAATATGATAGAAAAAAACTACCCCACAATTTTTCATGATCCCAATAGTTCATATGATCAAAACATATCAGAATCAAACTAGATACAGGCAAATAAATCAATTCAAGGACAAAAAGGTAAAGAAAAAATTACCTGGATTCGAAGACGCGGTAAATTTGGATGGGGAGGAACAGAAAGGTttggaagaaaagagagaatgaTGGAAGGGCTTATATAGAGGAGACGAAAAGTCGTGAGAACCACACAAAGTCGGTTTTTACTTTTGTAATCGTAACCAGATATCCGCGGCTGAGAGAGGCGCGTGTAGTGAGCGGACGGTTGCGATTGTAATGCGTAGAATTCAAGCTACAAAAGCTTTGCGGTCGTTTTCCTTTTGCGCCAAAACGCACCGCCTCTTTCCGTTTTATCGGTTTTAGACTTATTAGGGATTCCCAAAAATAAAGGGAGAACCCAATCTGGGGTCTACTTTGtgttttaacttctttttttcttagTAAGTTTCACAAAGAGTTAATTTGGTTAATCATGCTAGTTTTCAACAATCCAATTTAAGTATatgctttatttgtttttctggAGCGTATGGATTATATTTATGTGGTTAATTAGGCACTCCTAACCAACTGCAACATGTCTCTTCCACAGTCGAATACATGCATGtcctctttttttcctttctcaaattctttctctttcagagagagagagagagggcacaACTGCGTTTCATTCAAGTTTTTAATACAACAAGACACAAACTCACATGTTGTGTTGTTATAAGAAACTCTAGTGATTTTGTTAGTTAGAAATTTGTGAAAGgaagaatttgaaatcaatggtgACTTGGTGAGTTTGCAATTTAGAAAAttgtgaggaggaggaggaggaggagcagtCATAATCCAAAAAAGGGGAATTAGAATAAACATGAATCAAGTGAAATTCTGTCAGAGACACGTTGATTTGGTACAAGAATGAAGATGGCATACCACTAAGAGAAAAGGGACATGTGTTTAGCTTTGGGAGAGACACATTATGCACGGTTAGGAATAGCTGACTATATGTGGCTAGCCAAGTATTGTCCTTTTATTGTGCTTTGATTGTGCTAAAGACGATCTAAATTTAATACACGATTCagtataaataatattttttacgTGTTATTAAAACAATATGTTCAAACTCTTAAATATTGTATCTCCGTATGTAACAATTagtattttaaattatagattGGTAATTCATTGTAAGGAAAAGACATTTCTAACCCATTTCTAAccatattattttactttactTTATTCTCCctcaaaaattaattaattccaCTGAATGGTGTTTGCCATACTCAGTGAAGGATTAGTATTAGTTTGTTTAAAGATTTAATATAGCCTAAAATTGAGGTAGcatcatttgtttttttgtgCTCGTATTGTGAATAATTTTAATTGTGTCATACTCGTGTGATAGTTTCAAAATTTGAGATACTTCAATTCAAACTAGTACCATGAAAAATTTACATAGATAGTTGGTAAGGAAAACCctagctttctctctctcccataGACGTCCAggtcttctcctcttcttctagtGTCGCTCGTCCGGCGGCGGCCCAGCGTCGATGTCGACCTTGGTTGCGTTGATGCTATAGagctgctgccggacgggtggTGTTTTGGCTTGCCTTCGGGCCTAGGATGGCTTTGCTTGGAGGCGAATCAATGGTGGTGGTCAGTCTGTGGTTTAGTCTCACTGCAACGCTTGAGGCAGTATGGTCATGATCGATTTCATGGGTCGACGCTAGGAGGCGTGGGATGGTCTCACCAGACGGCAGCGGCTATGTGTTGGCGTAGGGTGGTCACCAGACGGCAGCGGCTGTGTTTGGTACCACAGAGGTGGCGGATCAGGGTGCGGTTTTTGGGAGGATTGTTGTTGCAAGCCCTCTGGAGATGGTGTAGAGGTTCATCTAGCTCTGATGGTGATCCGGTCTGTGAGACGGCGGCGATGGTCATTGAGTCTGATGATGCTGCACAGCGAAGCAAGGCTGGGCCAGACTTTGGTTTGCGTCTGGGCTGGGCCTCTCTTGGGCTTTTGGCATGTTACTTTTAATtagttttgcttgttttttatttgtcaatAAACCCCTTGTTCTATAGGGATTGTTTTAGTGGGCTTCGGCCCGGTCTAGGCTTTTTAAGTTCTTGAGTCGTTAGTTAGGTGACAAACCTCGATTATTTTTAGCTCGATCGGGTTTGTCTTGTCTATGCTCGTTGAAGTTTCTCTAGGAGCCTTTGTAGAAGTACTTGGTTTCaacgtaccacaattgcgtgctcggTGTTTGGAGTCAGGTAGAATAGATTGCCTATGAGGCGAGGTATTTTTGCTAGCATAAACTACTCTGCGCTATCAATGTGTATACATAGTAATTTTTTGTACTATTCTAACCCATGATTCAGGGTCATATTAATGCTATAAAGAGttcatatcaaaaaaaaaaaaaaaattcaaactccTGTGTTTAGACTATCTCTCAATCGCATACATTTATCCGTAGAATTCTTCAGATGATATCTTCATTCGGCCAAGGAGATCCTTAATCTCCGAGCACATTTGGACACACACGTACAAACTGGTTTGGACCCGAAAATATTACTAAACAACCACACAAGTGAGGGTATTTCAGTCAGTCCACCATAAACTATTTGTTCTAGTTCATCCCCCAAAGCCGTCGTTCTGCTCGGCCATCTCTTCCTCCTGAGCTTTCGTTCTTCCGACTGTTATACATAGAGTGCTTTCGCTATTCAGGTGCTTTCTTTCTCCTTGTTATTTCTTTATGCTGGGATTTGATTATTTTGGTTATTACTGATTGATGTCACATCTATATCTGTTTACTTCTGGATTTAATTTTATTGACATGAGTTATCAGCCTATGATCTGAGTTTTTACACAAAGTTGAGCATTGACACTTCCCCAGTTCTTTTGCTGCTTCATAATATGAAGGGTTTTGTGCATTTTGGTAAAAGCTTTATTCTTTATGGAATTGGGTCATGGTGGATTGTATTAGATAATGAGTGGAAGTAGTGTTATGAAGTGATTAAAGCTGGTTACTTTTGCAATAAATGTGGTTGCTTTATGTACTGCTGTTCTAAGCTtggttctggtttttttttttggattcgaTTCACTCTAGGCATAACAATAAGATATGGCGCTGAGGAGAAAATTGGGGGAGAGTTCGAATTTCAGTTGCAAAATGATGTTGAGCTTTTCGAGgtattacaactcagacaaaGTGGACTTAAAGAAGCTGAGGCCTATGATTCTAAAGAGAATCCAGGACCGAGCTAAGGACTATCCGGTGCAGAGCATGATACCAGTGGCCGAGGAGGTCCTTAATTCCCGGAGGCTTCTTATTCAAGGCGTCTCTACCCTTCTCAAAGTGATCCCAGTTGTGGCCTGCAAGTAAGTCCCTCACCTGCCAAGGGTAAGGGTGTTTTTTTCTTGAGGTGTGGGGATGGGAATCTGTATGACTTTTTAAGTTTTGAACTACTTGGCATTGAACTTTTACTTTATTGCATTGTAACATGTTTATTTCATCGAAGAAGATCAACTAAGTCTGTGCATTTTATACTCAATGGCGATGTTGTGTGGCAAGTCCTAGGAACTGTTGTATCATTGAATCAAGAAAATGGCTGTCGTTTAGTTGAATAAATACCTACAAGGGGCATGTCTGGGTGTTCTCGTTAGCTTTTCAGGACTATATTCATTTTATTATCTGAAGTTCAAGCATTTGGTGATTGAAAAGCTCTAAACTTTTCAGGTTCTGTCCAGAAGTACACATTAGCGATAAAGGTCACTTAATTCAGACTTGTTGTGGTTTCAAACGTTGTGGCAGAAATCGGGTTCACGAGTGGATAACTGGTAGTTTGAAAGATGTACTTGTTCCAGTAGAGGCATTTCACTTGAAGCACATGTTCCAGGGTGTTATCAAACATAACCAAAGGTTTGATTATGACCGTGTTCCTGCAGTTGTTGAGCTGTGCTGGCAAGCAGGGGCAAATGATGAAAATCTGTATTCCGGTACTTGGAACCCAGAAAGTGATTGTGTTGCTGTTGAAGGAGCTGAGTCATTGTCACCTGCTGAACTCACTCTCGTTGCCAATGGAACTTTGAGGGCCTGGGAAATACTTAGAAATGGCGTGAAGAAATTGTTGATGGTTTATCCAGCGAAAGTGTGTAAAGACTGTTCAGAAGTCCATGTTGGGCCATCTGGGCATAAGGCGAGGCTTTGTGGACTTTTTAAGTATGAGCGTTGGCAAGGAACCCACTTTTGGAGAAAAGCATCTGTAAATGATCTTGTTCCTCCAAACATTGTATGGCGGAGGAGGCGTCAAGATCCTCCTGTGCTTTTGAATGAAGGAAGGGGCTATTATGGGCATGCTCCAGCAGTAGTAGAACTATGCACACAGGCAGGTGCTATTGTGCCTTCAAAGTATCGTTGTATGATGAAAGTAGAGGGTTTAACTTCAGTTGTAAATCAAGGTTTACCCCCTCCGCCATTTAACCTGACAGAACCATACAGGTTACTCCATCCGAAAGATCATGTCTAAATGCAGTTGATATTGTGGGAAGTTAATCACTAGCAGAAGCTCCCTTCTGTAGTATTACATAACTGAGATGGATAGTAATCTAAAATCGGAAGTTGAAGCCTCAAAGAAGCTCTATATGACATTGATTAATCACACTGATTGTAGCCATCAGATTAATGGGGATGGAGTTTGAAATACGATCCACATCTATATTGTTTTTGATTACTTTGATGATTGGTCCAGTCACCTTCTTGTGTTTAACACAGTTACATGAGCGAAGAATTGAAGATTCTATTAACAATCAAACATGAGTCATGAAGATAGCTCAGTGAAAATGGCGAATATTGCACCGTTCACTTGGAGCATGTAAGAGCTGAGAAACTTATAGTTCCGTTCTTTTTCTGAGGGATGGTTTTTTGTAGGAAAGTTGCTCCAGAAAACAATGAGCCAAGAGTGAAAGGGAGGCAGGCTAGACACTGGAAATTAAAGTAAGCCTCTTGTACTTTGGTGCCATTATAGATGGTTAATACAAAATGATAATAACCGAAATACTTATTGCAGTTGATGTAATTTTTACTGTTCTAGTGGTTTTTAATTATAACTAGTcccaaattttgattttcatcTTTTCCACTCTACTCTTCCTGAGTGTTAGTATCCACTGCGATAGACAGTCCCTTTAAATACATATATAGAATCTCCATCTTCTACACC is a window from the Rosa chinensis cultivar Old Blush chromosome 2, RchiOBHm-V2, whole genome shotgun sequence genome containing:
- the LOC112188578 gene encoding protein translation factor SUI1 homolog 2, which encodes MSELETQVPSTFDPFADANAEDSGAGTKEYVHVRVQQRNGRKSLTTVQGLKKEYSYNKILKDLKKEFCCNGTVVQDPELGQVIQLQGDQRKNVSSFLVQAGIVKKENIKLHGF
- the LOC112189555 gene encoding APO protein 4, mitochondrial, with the protein product MALRRKLGESSNFSCKMMLSFSRYYNSDKVDLKKLRPMILKRIQDRAKDYPVQSMIPVAEEVLNSRRLLIQGVSTLLKVIPVVACKFCPEVHISDKGHLIQTCCGFKRCGRNRVHEWITGSLKDVLVPVEAFHLKHMFQGVIKHNQRFDYDRVPAVVELCWQAGANDENLYSGTWNPESDCVAVEGAESLSPAELTLVANGTLRAWEILRNGVKKLLMVYPAKVCKDCSEVHVGPSGHKARLCGLFKYERWQGTHFWRKASVNDLVPPNIVWRRRRQDPPVLLNEGRGYYGHAPAVVELCTQAGAIVPSKYRCMMKVEGLTSVVNQGLPPPPFNLTEPYRLLHPKDHV